From Cannabis sativa cultivar Pink pepper isolate KNU-18-1 chromosome 8, ASM2916894v1, whole genome shotgun sequence, a single genomic window includes:
- the LOC115698987 gene encoding secoisolariciresinol dehydrogenase — protein sequence MAIPSLLSAISRRLEGKVALITGGASGLGKKTAEVFAHHGAKVVIADVQDELGHSVRQSIAANTAQNNITYVHCDVSDESQVKAAVEKSIKSYGKLDIMFNNAGMSTTLQPRIIDNNIDDFERVMRVNVTGVFLGIKHAAHAMITAKSGGSIISTASAASCIGGIGTHAYTTSKHAVVGLTKSAASELGQFGIRVNCVSPFGVATPLVVDTIGVSEEEVEGMFNSVGNLNHATLKAEDIANAALFLASEEGRYVSGLNLVVDGGFTVVNRSLPLFKYPADN from the exons ATGGCAATCCCTTCACTACTCTCAGCAATCTCAAGAAG gttAGAAGGTAAGGTAGCTTTGATCACGGGAGGAGCCAGTGGCCTTGGTAAGAAAACTGCCGAAGTCTTTGCCCACCATGGAGCCAAAGTAGTCATAGCCGATGTCCAAGACGAGTTAGGCCATTCAGTTCGCCAATCAATTGCAGCCAACACAGCCCAAAACAACATCACTTACGTCCATTGCGACGTATCCGATGAATCTCAAGTCAAAGCAGCAGTTGAAAAATCCATTAAGTCCTACGGAAAATTAGACATAATGTTCAACAACGCTGGCATGTCTACTACTCTCCAGCCTAGGATCATCGATAACAACATCGATGATTTTGAGCGCGTGATGCGCGTCAATGTCACCGGTGTCTTTCTTGGCATTAAGCACGCTGCTCATGCCATGATCACCGCTAAAAGTGGCGGTAGCATCATATCGACTGCTAGTGCTGCCTCGTGCATAGGCGGCATAGGCACGCACGCCTACACTACCTCCAAGCACGCGGTAGTTGGGCTGACAAAGAGCGCTGCTTCCGAATTGGGACAGTTTGGAATAAGGGTGAATTGTGTGTCGCCATTTGGGGTTGCGACACCCTTGGTTGTGGACACTATTGGTGTTAGTGAAGAGGAGGTTGAGGGTATGTTTAACTCGGTTGGGAACCTAAATCATGCAACGCTTAAGGCAGAGGATATTGCTAATGCAGCCTTGTTTTTGGCGAGTGAGGAAGGACGGTACGTGAGTGGGCTTAACCTCGTTGTTGATGGAGGTTTCACTGTTGTTAATCGTTCTCTCCCATTGTTTAAGTATCCTGCTGATAACTAA